From a single Paenibacillus sp. FSL R5-0345 genomic region:
- a CDS encoding glycosyl hydrolase, giving the protein MRKYYKQNRLLFTILPVFIIFSLLPWGEVKSLPKAMSVSSSLPPAIPSNPSASEEAKQLLSNLVNLRGKGILSGQHDYLESPDELVHKLKNTSGQNAVLHGYELGAINNQSKRTIAEQRQAVIDSAMEWNQTGGIVAMTFHQSLPGTSPEWSNVNRSLSQEKFNAYVTPGTAQYKSLISDLDEIAGYLEQLRDAGVPVLWRPYHEMNGGWFWWGKKDNFSALWNIVYDRFVNTHKLNNLLWVWNPNAPNEWADSYAAYYPSADKVDVLAADIYNNDYKQSYYEDLLTLAEDKPIGIGESGQLPNPDVLTNKQNKWVYMMTWGKLLTENNTPQSIKSFMNNSFIVSREDYVLTTEVPSIAPVTPTGLTGEYYNNTDLEGEPVLIRNDRKIDFNWHGGSPASEINEDHFSVRWKGKLKPKFSEKYMISASSDDGVRVWIDGKLIIDNWKNQSSTLHKGSIPLTAGTLYDIQIEYYENEGDANLRLLWESSSQKQQVIPQGALYLP; this is encoded by the coding sequence TTGCGTAAATATTATAAGCAAAACAGATTGTTGTTTACTATATTACCGGTGTTTATTATTTTTTCCTTGCTGCCTTGGGGAGAGGTTAAGAGTCTTCCGAAGGCTATGAGTGTTTCTTCCTCTCTTCCCCCGGCTATACCAAGCAATCCATCAGCTTCTGAAGAAGCCAAGCAACTGTTGAGTAATTTGGTGAATCTACGTGGCAAAGGTATCCTGTCTGGTCAGCATGATTATCTAGAAAGTCCAGATGAACTGGTTCATAAGCTGAAGAATACTTCGGGACAAAATGCCGTTCTACATGGTTATGAATTAGGGGCGATTAATAATCAATCCAAAAGGACAATCGCCGAACAGCGGCAAGCAGTAATTGACAGTGCAATGGAGTGGAATCAGACGGGTGGCATTGTAGCCATGACATTCCATCAGAGTTTGCCAGGAACTTCTCCAGAATGGTCCAATGTAAACAGAAGTCTCAGTCAAGAGAAGTTTAATGCTTATGTTACGCCTGGGACGGCTCAGTATAAGAGTCTAATCTCTGATCTAGATGAGATCGCTGGATATTTAGAACAGCTGCGTGATGCTGGGGTTCCAGTCTTATGGCGACCTTACCATGAAATGAATGGCGGTTGGTTTTGGTGGGGGAAAAAGGACAATTTTTCAGCGCTTTGGAATATTGTCTATGATCGTTTTGTAAACACACACAAACTGAATAATCTACTGTGGGTGTGGAATCCAAACGCGCCGAATGAATGGGCAGATTCTTATGCCGCCTATTATCCCAGTGCAGATAAAGTCGATGTTCTGGCTGCGGATATCTACAATAATGATTATAAGCAGTCCTACTATGAGGACCTGCTCACACTTGCTGAAGATAAACCTATCGGAATCGGGGAAAGTGGGCAGCTGCCGAACCCGGATGTATTAACCAACAAACAAAATAAATGGGTTTATATGATGACCTGGGGCAAATTGCTGACAGAAAATAATACGCCACAGTCCATCAAAAGCTTCATGAATAACTCGTTTATAGTATCGAGAGAGGATTATGTTCTCACAACAGAAGTCCCTTCGATAGCACCGGTAACCCCAACGGGTTTAACTGGAGAATACTATAACAATACTGATTTAGAGGGAGAACCGGTGCTTATCCGCAATGACCGTAAGATTGATTTTAATTGGCATGGTGGGTCACCTGCATCAGAGATAAATGAAGATCACTTTTCTGTACGCTGGAAAGGGAAACTCAAACCCAAATTCAGTGAAAAATATATGATTTCGGCATCCTCTGATGATGGAGTCCGTGTCTGGATTGACGGAAAGCTGATTATCGACAATTGGAAAAATCAAAGTTCAACCCTTCATAAAGGTAGTATCCCGCTCACAGCAGGAACGCTTTATGATATCCAAATTGAATATTATGAGAATGAAGGGGATGCCAATCTTCGCTTGCTATGGGAGAGTTCCAGCCAGAAGCAGCAGGTGATTCCACAAGGGGCATTGTACCTTCCTTAA
- a CDS encoding discoidin domain-containing protein encodes MGITRRISNRKNKISANKPLLLLLKFAALTVLFLLSVSVFGTNRTNDYKVGANIPRLSTGSDLAAEIPDGTVIWNLGQHDGSAAEFAASGTSGSKKEFNVTSSVLKSSAFQSLPAGLNGKTQPELTITYQLNKIPENGVLFSVGILDAYKSVPQMSVFSNHQLSGIIQIAGVAGTESKYSFQKTYELYIPKEQLKIGSNELKLQTVRCLYCSDKEDEYSWWTWDNLRLESLNAPISEPIHGSYTLTGTVVNNKQFYFDEGAVTHLPYVIKWLGMAYSGNVMRTSCASDVGRSCSNMMEYYKVLQDYNMQAVALYLHTGDIKLKTDGSLPADAEKKLTDYFEQYSPYFQYYEVDNEPGLFNRSKAVNLAIADWLNKKGKQIAPHLQTVAPGWAYWPGYSEDSCGNQKGTEKACGDPDGWERDPEQRMELEKVTDLTNGHSYGDSYIFSNGGSFTENLKTFAGADNGLGKKMLTTEFGTSDSHVDAYQYGATERTAAVFDRIMRAHIGYADMFVQHAAFFKDFSLFKYGFNLEEHDPATTEIYYTKENEDSRVSIMRRLSLAYATHGAPLTYQVANKDVLADKLVYVRAVDTSTLKPLAGSGATSNKVLVNFVNFESTPQTVSVNVTMPKNVIYEGERFGNGDTYEKARSYVTGKKATPTLTFTEKLAPGEAVQYILQPSSEVKPSAPKGFKAAATKGLSVKLNWLEAPGASYELLRAEGSGGEMKVAATDVKLTEYTDHNLREGTLYTYAVRVSGSNLLSDKVQITATGLVPLDRTKWKVTSNVNTAASAPSLAIDGDRRTRWDTGKHQVSGEYFQIDLGEAHEIERIDLDSTLSPFDYPRDYVVYISDDAQNWNKLTSGKGTKELTKISFSKVKTRYIKIVQNGAGGNYWSIQELQVYSRE; translated from the coding sequence ATGGGAATAACGAGGAGAATATCTAATAGAAAAAATAAGATATCAGCAAACAAACCATTACTGTTATTACTAAAATTCGCCGCATTAACCGTCTTGTTTCTGTTGTCTGTCTCAGTTTTCGGAACGAATAGAACGAATGATTATAAGGTAGGTGCCAATATACCGAGACTGTCTACAGGAAGTGATCTTGCAGCAGAAATACCGGATGGTACTGTGATCTGGAATCTGGGACAACATGATGGCTCAGCAGCTGAATTTGCTGCGAGTGGCACTTCCGGCAGCAAGAAGGAATTTAATGTTACTTCTTCAGTGCTCAAATCATCGGCTTTTCAGAGCTTGCCTGCAGGCTTAAATGGAAAGACCCAGCCGGAATTAACGATCACATATCAGCTAAATAAGATCCCGGAGAACGGGGTCTTATTTAGCGTAGGTATTCTAGACGCTTATAAATCTGTGCCGCAAATGAGTGTGTTTTCCAATCATCAATTGTCGGGGATCATTCAAATTGCGGGCGTTGCTGGCACAGAAAGTAAATATAGCTTTCAAAAGACCTATGAATTATATATCCCCAAGGAGCAATTAAAGATAGGATCAAACGAATTGAAGCTGCAAACGGTTCGCTGTTTATATTGCAGTGACAAAGAAGACGAATATTCCTGGTGGACATGGGATAATCTCCGTTTAGAGTCTCTTAACGCTCCAATTTCCGAGCCTATTCATGGCAGCTACACACTGACCGGAACAGTAGTGAATAATAAGCAGTTTTATTTTGATGAAGGTGCAGTTACGCACTTGCCTTATGTTATCAAATGGCTAGGTATGGCTTATAGCGGTAATGTGATGCGTACCAGCTGTGCTAGTGATGTCGGGAGATCCTGCTCGAATATGATGGAATATTACAAGGTATTGCAGGATTACAACATGCAGGCGGTTGCTCTGTATTTGCATACTGGTGATATTAAGCTTAAGACAGATGGATCGTTGCCTGCTGATGCGGAGAAAAAGCTGACAGATTATTTTGAACAATATAGCCCCTATTTTCAATACTATGAGGTAGATAATGAGCCAGGGCTATTCAATCGTTCTAAGGCAGTAAATTTGGCGATTGCGGACTGGCTAAATAAAAAGGGCAAGCAAATCGCGCCCCATTTACAAACTGTTGCTCCAGGATGGGCGTATTGGCCGGGCTACAGTGAGGACTCCTGCGGTAATCAGAAGGGAACTGAGAAGGCATGTGGAGATCCGGATGGATGGGAACGTGATCCAGAGCAGCGTATGGAGCTGGAGAAGGTTACGGATTTGACCAATGGACACTCGTACGGCGACTCTTATATTTTTAGTAACGGGGGAAGCTTTACAGAGAATTTGAAGACTTTCGCTGGCGCAGACAATGGACTCGGCAAAAAAATGCTGACCACTGAATTTGGTACCTCGGACAGTCATGTGGACGCCTATCAATACGGGGCAACGGAGCGGACAGCCGCGGTATTCGATCGGATCATGCGTGCACATATCGGTTATGCGGATATGTTTGTGCAGCATGCTGCTTTTTTTAAGGATTTCAGTTTATTCAAATACGGGTTTAATTTAGAAGAACATGATCCGGCGACCACAGAGATTTATTATACAAAAGAAAATGAGGATTCACGTGTCAGCATCATGAGAAGGCTTAGTCTTGCTTATGCTACGCATGGAGCTCCATTAACTTATCAAGTTGCAAATAAAGATGTGTTAGCCGATAAGTTGGTTTATGTTCGGGCCGTGGATACTTCCACGTTGAAGCCTCTTGCGGGAAGCGGAGCGACCTCGAATAAGGTACTGGTTAATTTCGTTAACTTTGAGTCTACTCCGCAGACCGTGAGTGTAAATGTGACTATGCCGAAAAACGTTATATATGAAGGGGAACGTTTTGGAAACGGGGATACGTATGAAAAAGCAAGAAGTTATGTAACAGGGAAAAAGGCTACTCCCACGTTAACCTTTACGGAGAAACTTGCTCCGGGAGAGGCTGTACAGTATATTTTGCAGCCTTCCTCTGAAGTAAAACCGTCGGCGCCTAAGGGATTCAAAGCCGCGGCAACAAAAGGTTTATCTGTGAAATTAAATTGGCTGGAGGCACCGGGAGCAAGCTACGAGCTGCTTCGTGCTGAAGGTAGCGGTGGGGAAATGAAGGTGGCAGCTACTGATGTGAAGCTTACAGAATATACGGATCATAATTTACGTGAAGGGACGTTATATACCTACGCGGTAAGGGTATCTGGCTCCAATTTACTGTCCGATAAAGTTCAGATTACAGCCACCGGACTGGTTCCTCTGGATCGTACGAAATGGAAGGTAACCTCAAATGTGAATACGGCAGCCTCAGCTCCGAGTCTTGCCATCGATGGGGATCGGCGCACGCGCTGGGATACGGGGAAACATCAGGTTTCCGGAGAGTATTTTCAGATTGATCTGGGTGAAGCACATGAAATTGAAAGAATAGATTTGGATAGCACGCTTTCACCTTTTGATTATCCAAGAGACTATGTAGTCTATATTTCTGACGATGCTCAGAACTGGAACAAACTTACCTCTGGAAAAGGCACGAAAGAGCTTACTAAAATATCCTTCTCTAAAGTGAAGACGAGGTATATCAAGATTGTACAGAACGGAGCTGGCGGGAATTATTGGTCCATTCAAGAGCTTCAGGTGTATTCCAGAGAATAA
- a CDS encoding GNAT family N-acetyltransferase produces the protein MQLRLIKPAELDQAALLADSIFREPGAISMKELFPLIFRPGLSHSYAAITEDGTVAAFMGLVPSTIKTGDAILNVFSIGAVCTAPAFRGQGLAGQLLEKCQAHAAEAGASLIFVSGDRSLYTRAGCVPFGGTQFAELNEGSAQALAAAAGEEWTLRPMQPGDFFAVNRLLNERDTGHVYSPGELALLLGTEAYAGVLGLAQRTLVAVRDGSIEGFAAVAVPAAADVPAPSTATAVEWAGQPSAVAALLAKAALCGGVGALQVPVPWQERGLLALLREADASLSAGANSGTVCIADRAALLRQTEGCRKGHDLSSVQDDKELISLLFDPASPLHTSDPSGESEAIPLPYMSGLHFI, from the coding sequence ATGCAATTGAGATTAATTAAACCTGCGGAGCTGGATCAAGCAGCTCTGCTTGCAGATTCCATCTTTCGTGAACCGGGTGCCATTTCAATGAAAGAACTGTTTCCACTTATTTTCCGCCCGGGACTCAGTCATTCGTATGCGGCTATTACCGAGGACGGAACGGTTGCAGCTTTCATGGGACTCGTACCCTCTACGATCAAAACTGGTGATGCTATTCTGAATGTATTTTCCATAGGTGCAGTCTGCACCGCACCTGCATTTCGTGGACAAGGACTAGCCGGTCAGCTACTGGAGAAATGCCAGGCCCATGCTGCGGAAGCGGGCGCATCGCTGATTTTTGTCTCGGGTGATCGCTCACTGTACACCCGAGCAGGATGCGTACCGTTCGGAGGTACGCAATTTGCCGAGCTGAACGAAGGCTCGGCTCAGGCACTTGCAGCCGCAGCAGGGGAAGAATGGACCCTGCGGCCGATGCAGCCGGGCGACTTCTTCGCCGTCAACCGGCTGCTGAATGAACGCGATACCGGACATGTGTATAGTCCGGGTGAGCTGGCGCTGCTGCTGGGGACCGAGGCTTACGCGGGTGTGCTGGGCTTAGCCCAGCGCACACTCGTAGCCGTTCGGGACGGCAGCATCGAGGGGTTCGCCGCGGTGGCTGTGCCAGCGGCGGCAGATGTGCCCGCGCCGAGCACGGCGACGGCGGTGGAATGGGCCGGCCAGCCGAGCGCGGTAGCGGCGCTGCTGGCCAAGGCGGCACTGTGCGGCGGCGTAGGCGCGCTGCAGGTGCCGGTGCCGTGGCAGGAGCGCGGCTTGCTCGCGCTCCTGCGTGAGGCCGACGCCTCCTTAAGCGCCGGCGCGAACAGCGGGACGGTCTGCATCGCAGACCGGGCAGCGCTTTTGCGGCAGACCGAAGGCTGCCGCAAGGGTCACGACTTGTCGTCCGTCCAGGACGACAAGGAGCTGATATCGCTGCTCTTTGATCCAGCGAGTCCGCTTCACACCTCTGATCCCTCGGGGGAGTCAGAGGCAATTCCCTTACCTTATATGTCAGGTCTCCATTTTATTTAG
- a CDS encoding potassium/proton antiporter gives MSQLADNIILLLAALLLVGVFSTKFSTKFGMPALVLFLAAGMVLSQFIFFNNASLTQMAGIFALVVILFEGGMQTNIKDIKPVIRPALSLSTVGVIMTTVIVGVFAKLILDVSWAESFLFGAIVGSTDAAAVFSVLGGKNIDKRLTSTLEAESGSNDPMAVFLTVSLIEWIQHPDIAIWGLLLSFIWEMGIGLVLGFVLGKIAVYCINRINLDSTGLYPVMAIGFAVLTYGLSAWVHSSGLLAVYVMGLTLGNSELMYHRTIMNFSHGFAWMMQIFMFILLGLLVFPQELAEVAWQGILLSVILMVVARPIGVFISLHFSKFSIREKTLISWAGLRGAVPIVLATYPLLADLPHGRLFFNVVFFVVLTSAVIQGTSISPLASRLKLVGQEDSDQPSLMELVALGKTDSEFNHIGINPNMPIAGQKISEIGLPDDILFTAIIRNKKIVTPHGSTVIEPGDTVYVLSPKSKRDEMRAFFRSRKGKTAEEDVSLI, from the coding sequence GTGTCCCAACTTGCAGATAATATTATATTATTACTGGCTGCGCTCCTGCTTGTAGGCGTATTTTCCACCAAGTTCTCCACTAAATTTGGAATGCCGGCTTTAGTGCTGTTCCTTGCTGCGGGTATGGTGCTGAGCCAATTTATTTTTTTTAACAATGCTTCCTTAACACAAATGGCCGGGATCTTCGCACTGGTTGTCATTCTATTCGAGGGGGGGATGCAGACGAATATTAAGGATATTAAGCCTGTTATTCGTCCAGCATTATCCTTATCAACGGTAGGCGTAATAATGACGACAGTCATCGTAGGGGTATTCGCCAAGCTAATTCTCGATGTGTCATGGGCAGAAAGCTTTCTGTTTGGAGCGATCGTTGGATCGACAGATGCGGCTGCAGTCTTCTCGGTTCTTGGCGGTAAGAACATTGATAAACGTTTGACCTCTACGTTAGAAGCGGAATCAGGAAGTAACGATCCAATGGCGGTTTTCTTAACCGTATCGCTGATCGAATGGATACAGCATCCGGATATCGCGATATGGGGGCTTTTGTTGTCTTTTATATGGGAGATGGGAATTGGCTTAGTACTGGGTTTTGTGCTGGGTAAGATCGCAGTTTACTGCATCAATCGAATTAATCTGGATTCAACAGGTCTTTATCCGGTAATGGCTATTGGTTTTGCTGTTCTGACCTATGGTTTATCTGCATGGGTACACAGCAGCGGATTGCTGGCTGTTTATGTTATGGGCCTTACTCTTGGCAATTCCGAGCTCATGTATCACCGTACCATTATGAATTTTAGTCACGGCTTTGCTTGGATGATGCAAATATTCATGTTCATCCTGCTGGGCTTGTTAGTATTTCCTCAGGAACTGGCGGAAGTGGCTTGGCAAGGCATCTTGTTATCCGTCATTCTGATGGTTGTAGCAAGGCCAATCGGTGTATTTATAAGCCTGCATTTTTCCAAATTCTCAATTCGTGAAAAGACATTGATTTCTTGGGCCGGACTACGTGGAGCCGTTCCGATTGTGTTAGCGACTTATCCGCTGCTGGCTGATCTGCCACACGGACGACTATTCTTTAATGTTGTATTCTTTGTCGTGCTGACCTCGGCGGTGATTCAGGGAACTAGTATTTCACCGCTAGCTTCCCGATTAAAGCTTGTGGGGCAAGAAGATTCAGATCAGCCTTCACTGATGGAGCTGGTTGCTCTTGGCAAGACAGACTCGGAGTTCAATCATATTGGAATTAATCCTAATATGCCGATTGCTGGACAGAAAATTTCAGAAATAGGTCTGCCAGACGATATCTTATTTACGGCAATTATCCGCAACAAAAAGATTGTCACCCCTCATGGCAGTACTGTTATTGAGCCTGGGGATACTGTGTATGTACTAAGTCCAAAGAGCAAACGCGATGAGATGAGGGCTTTCTTCCGCAGTAGAAAAGGAAAGACCGCGGAGGAGGATGTTTCCTTAATCTAA
- a CDS encoding Dps family protein has product MTTQLKSHTELQAALNRQTANWFLLGVKLHHYHWYVSGSQFFTLHEKFEELYNEAAGYADDLAERLLSIGGQPASTMKQYLELSDLQEARGGEDAKGMVLELVRDFKTVAKELQEAIAAAEELGDQPTADLLIGIRSSIEKHAWMLNAFIG; this is encoded by the coding sequence ATGACAACACAACTAAAGAGCCATACTGAACTGCAAGCTGCATTGAACCGCCAAACCGCAAACTGGTTCCTGCTCGGAGTAAAGCTTCATCATTATCACTGGTATGTTAGCGGATCTCAATTCTTTACACTGCATGAGAAGTTTGAAGAGTTATACAATGAAGCTGCAGGTTATGCGGATGATTTGGCTGAGCGTTTGCTTTCTATTGGTGGACAACCAGCCTCCACGATGAAGCAATATCTTGAACTGTCCGACCTACAAGAAGCACGCGGTGGCGAAGATGCTAAGGGTATGGTGCTCGAGCTCGTTAGAGACTTTAAGACGGTTGCTAAAGAACTGCAAGAAGCAATTGCAGCTGCAGAAGAACTAGGTGATCAACCAACTGCGGATCTGTTGATTGGCATCAGAAGCAGCATTGAGAAACATGCTTGGATGCTGAATGCTTTTATCGGTTAA